The sequence AGCTGTCAGCGACCGGGAATTAGATTCAAATTTTTCGAGGATTTGGCCATGACAATCGCGCTTGCCGCTTCTCCCGCATTCGATGCCGTCGTTCCGACGGCCAATGCCTACGGGTCGATCACCACGCCGGCGCTGAAAGCAGCCATGCGCAACTTCTCAGGTGGCGTCTCCGTCATCACCGCAGGGATAGGCGAGGAGCGCACCGGCGCCACCGTGACCTCCGCCACAGCACTCGCCGTCGATCCGCCGACCATGATCGTCAACATCAACCGCACGTCCTCCACCTGGCCCGTTATCGAGCGCTACCGGCATTTCTGCGTCAACCTTCTGTCGCGCGAGCAGCAGAGGGTCGCCGAGCGCTTCTCCGGTGTCGACGGCGCCAAGGGTGCGGCCCGCTACGATGGCGCCGAATGGATCCGGCTTGCCAGCGGCGCATCGGCGCTTGCCGGCGCGCTCGCCGCCATCGATTGCGAGGTCGAGGAGATCATCGAGCGCCATAGCCATGCGATCATCCTCGGCCGGGTGGTGGCGATTACGGCCGGGACAGGCGAACCGATCGTCTACCACAACGGCCGCTACGGCGGCGTGCAGTTCTGACGCGGCTTTCCTGCATGGCACAGAGCGCCGCCACGGATTTCAATTTTGGAACGTGCTCTCTGCAAAACGGCAATAAGCGGAATAATTTATCTATATGAAATCCATGCTTTTAATCAACATAACATCAGGACTTCCCGAGGAAGCCGCAACCCGTTGAGGAGCATTCGATGACGATCCGCAGACGCACCCTTCTTGCCGCCAGTGCCGCATTCTTGGCGGCGAGCCAACTCTCCCTTCCGGCCCATGCGGACGAAACCACGCTGACCATCGGCTACCAGCCCATCGTCGAGCCGTCGCGCGTCCCGCAGGCAGACGGGACCTATGAGAAGGCGACAGGCGCCAAGATCACCTGGCAGAAGTTCGACGGTGGGGCCGATGTCATTGCGGCCCTTGCGTCCGGGTCGATCGACATCGGCTATGTCGGATCCTCGCCGCTTGCAGCCGCCGCGAGCCGCCAGATCCCGCTCGAAACCATCTTCGTCGTCGGCCTGATCAGTGACGCCGAGGCGCTGGCGGTCAAGGGCATCGACAAGCCGGAGGAGCTTGCCGGCAAGAAGATCGCAACCCCCTTCGTCTCGACGGCGCATTACAGCCTGCTCACCGCCTTGAAACACTGGAATGTCGACTCGAAGTCGGTCGAGATCCTCAACCTCAGGCCGCCGGAGATCGCGGCCGCCTGGCAGCGCGGCGATATCGACGGCGCCTATGTCTGGGATCCGGTTCTCTCCGAAATCAAGAAGACTGCAACCGTGCTTGCGACATCGAGCGACGTCGCGAAATGGGGCGGACCGACCTTCGACGCCTGGATCGTCAGCAAGAAGTTTGCCGAAGAACATCCTGAAATCGTCACCGGATTCGTCAAGGTGACCGGCGACGCCTATGCCGATTATCGCGCCAAGCCGGAAGCCTGGAGCGCCGGATCGCCGCAGGCCGAGAAGATCGCACGGCTCACCGGCGCAAAGCCTGATGAAGTACCGAACCTGCTCAAGGGCTATTACTTCCCCTCGCTCGAAGAACAGGCGAGCGCCGATCTCCTCGGCGGCGCGACAGTCAAGGCGATCGCCCAGACCTCTGCCTTCCTGCTCGAACAGGGCAAGATCCCGGCAGTCCTCCCCGACTACGCGCCTTATGTTTCCGCCCGCTGGGCACAGGAAGCGGCAAAGCTCTCGTTCTGACGGTCACCCAATTGCTGCCCGCCCGGGTGAAATCTTCGGGCGGGCACACGGCAGCATGCCAGGAGAACAGCATGTCCGTCCTCTCGCTTGAAAATGTCACATTGCGATATGGAGCCGATGCCGGCCGCAACACGCCGGTGCTTGCGTCGATCGATCTGTCGATCGGCCACGACGAATTCGTCGTCGTCATCGGACGCTCCGGTTCCGGCAAGACCAGCCTTCTCAATCTGGCGGCGGGCTTCGTGAAACCGAGCGGCGGGCGTATTCGGCTCGATGGCGCGCCGGTCACCGGCCCCGGCGTAGAGCGCGCCGTCGTGTTTCAGGACGATGCCCTTTATCCGTGGCTGACGGCCCTCGACAATGTCGCCTTTCCCCTGCGCCTGCGCGGTTTGTCCAGGGCGGATCGGCTCGAGCGGGCGCGAACTCTTCTCGACCAGGTGGGGCTCAGCGATGCAGCCGAGCGGCATGTCTGGGAACTGTCGGGCGGCATGCGACAGCGTGTCGGCATTGCCCGCGCGCTCGCCTCCAGCCCGAAGTTCCTGTTGATGGACGAGCCGCTTGGCGCGCTCGACGCCCTGACCCGAAGCCGCATGCAGGGCTTTCTTCTCGACATCTGGCAACAGAACCGCGTCGGCGCCCTCCTCATCACCCACAGCATCGAGGAGGCACTGCTGCTCGCAACGCGCCTCATCGTGCTTGCCCCCAACCCCGGCCGGATCACCAGCGAAATCTTCACGACCTTCGGCCGTGATCACCTCGCCGGGACGCCGCTTTCGGAAATCCGCAGTTCGGCCGCTTTTCGCCGCCTGCAGGACGAATTGACCGTGCTCATCCATGCCGAAGAAGAAGGAATTGCCGCATGAGCATCTCGGCTGAAGGCCTGCCGCCGATCATGCCTGCGGCGCGCCACGTGGATGAGCAACGGGAACAGAGCGCCGAGCGACCGCCGTTGCCGCTTGTCTGGATTTCGCTCGCGACGATCACGGCTCTGCTTTTCCTCTGGAGCCTTGCCTCCAGCTATACCCTCGTCTCGCCACTGTTTCTGCCGTCACCGTTCGCCGTCTACCAGGCACTGCGGAGCCTTGCCGTCATCGGCTTTGTCGATGCGACGCTCGCTGAGCACGTCGGCGCCAGCCTGCTGCGGATCTTCGGGGCGCTTGCCATCGCTCTCGTCGTCGGCATTCCCGCCGGCCTTGCCATCGGAGCGAGCCGTATCGGCAAGGGCATCCTCGATCCAATCGTCGAGTTCCTGCGGCCGCTGCCGCCGCTTGCCTATCTGCCCCTGGTGATCATCTGGCTCGGCATCGGCGAGGCATCGAAGATCGCGGTGATTGCCCTGGCGATGCTACCGCCGGTCATCCTTTCGACGGCAACGGGCGTCCGCTCCGCATCGGCCGATCACGTCAACGCGGCGCGCTCCTTCGGCGCGTCGCGGCTGCAGGTCCTGCGCCACGTCATCGTGCCGAGCGCCCTACCCTCGATCCTCACGGGAACCCGCATCGCGCTCGGCGCCGGGTGGTCGACGCTGGTGGCGGCCGAACTTGTCGCCGCAACCCGCGGCCTCGGCTTCATGATCCAGTCCGCAGCCCAGTTCCTCGTGACCGACGTGGTTATCGCCGGCATCGTCGTCATCGCCGCCGTCGCCTTCCTGTTCGAACTGGCGGCACGCCTGATCGAACGCTGGCTGGTACCCTGGGCGACGCGGCGGTAAGCGGCAAGCGTCAGCCAGTTTTCAGAGTGACCCGGTTCCGGGTCGCGATCAATCGCGCCGCGGCATAGGTCTGCGTGACGATCTCCGGCACGAGATCGATATCCGGCAGGCTGCCGACGCCGAGCGGCCCGATGGCGTAGAGATCGGGCGTCGGATCTCCGCCAGCAAGCACTTCGCCCGCCGGGCTGACGGCTATGCCGAGATCGAGTTCGTCGGGCTCGGCAAGGCTGCCGGAAAAAAGGCTCTGCATCAACGGCGCCTGAAGATCGGGTGCCGAGCAGCGACAATCGATCACCTGATCGGCTGATAGCAGCGTCTCCTCGCTTTCACCCGCAAAGCGCACCATCAACCCTTCCGGACGGCGCCGGCCGGCCCAGCCCTTACGCAGCACGGTCCGCTCGCTCGCTAGCTCCTGCCGAAGACGCAGGTAGAGGGGTGCCGGCAGGCGATTACGGTGGCTGTCGTAGATCGAGCGAAGGTGCCTGTTGAAGCGGTGTTTCTCTTCCTCGGGCAGCGCCTGCCACAGCGACCGCGCCCGGCGGCGCAGGCCGTTCATGGCCGCCTGCCAGCCGAGCCCCGCCGCTTCAGCCTCGGCACAGGCCTGCCGGACGAAGCGAACGATCTCGCCGAGCCGTGTCGGCATCGGCTCGACCGGAAAGGTCGGCGCTGCCGAAAGACGCGTATGCGGCTGCGGCAGGAAGCCGTGACGGGAGAGGATGGTGACCTCGCCGGCAAAGCCGTTGTCGCGAAGCTGCAGCAGGCGGTCGACCACCCGAACACCACTTCCGAGCAGCACCGTGTGCCGCGGCACGACGAGACGGCGCGCGCGCACCAGCGGCTTTTCCTCTTCAGCAACTTCCATCTCACCGCGACGCAAACCAAATCCGGTCGCCAACACAACGGCGTCGCATTCCACCGTCGCGTTCTCCTGCACTACCAGAAAGCGCCCATTGGCCTGCTTGCGTAGACCAAGCACCGCCTGACAGGAGAGCTGCATCGAAATATCGGGACGACGCGTCAGCGCCTCGGAGAAACGCTGGTAGACATAGTCGCTGAAGATGCTCTTCGGCACGAAGATCTGCTGAAAGCCGGGAATGGCCGCCGGGACGGCGGCGCGAAACTCGGCATTGGCCGAGAGCCAATCATTGAAATCCTCGGGCTGACCGGCGGCCACTGAAAGATCACGAACGCGGCTGTTGAGGATTTCGCCGCTCTGGGCGGTGGCCAGCACCTGGCCGCCGCTGATCGTCGGTTGCGGGTCGAAGAGATGGACGTGAAAGGCGGCCCGCACGGACTTCATCAGGGCGATAGCCATCATTACACCGGAAAAACCGCGGCCGACGATGGCGATATGCGGCTTGCCCTTGGGGGCCCCTTCCGTCGGAGACATCTTGGCAAACAATCCATGGACAGTCATGTGCACTCTCCTATGGCCGGCCTCGCCGGAAAAGTTTGAAATGCATGGCTGTTTCGGTCCTCAACGCAGACACCGACCGAATTGTAAGGCTATCGGCAACCACCCGCAGGGTTGCGTGAAGATATCGTCCGCCGCATCGCCGGTCGAGCCTGTATGTCCTATCCCGGCTGGCCTGGCACCTTGGCGCATGCGCATCCCTAGACGGTATACTCTATAAACTTTATGCGCTATTAGAGCGTGAAACGGCGCCGACATCAAGGGCCGTGTGGCAATGGCCGCCCGAAGCGGTCTTCGGCGTTGCACTCTGGGGTGGTCAGGCCACGCCGTTTGGCAAGGGCAACCGCTCCGAAAACTCCCCCGGCTGGCCACGTGCAGTCTCCCGGCGCGAAATGCCGTTCAACACCCTCAGCAGGTCATAACCATGCGACCAGCGGCCATAGCCACTGGCGATGTTGATATGCCCGGCATGGCCGAGATCGATGAGGCGACTGCCCCAGCGGGTCGAAAAATGGCGCAGGCGGTCGAAGGGCATATAGGGGTCGTTCAGGCTCCCGACGACAAGGCTCGAAAAAGGCAACGGCAGATCCGGCATCGACCCGAAGTCGATGGCGCCCGGATGAAGCCGATCGGTTGGACCGAGATCGCACGGTGCGACGAGCAAGGCGCTGCGCACTTGCCGGGCGAGCGGACGCCGCACCAGATTGGCGACCAGAAGGCAACCGAGGCTGTGGGCCACCAGATCGACGGTACCATGCCGGAAGATCTCGTGTTCGAGCCTGTCGCGCCAGAGATCGAGCCTTGGTCGGTCCCAGTCGTCCTGTTCGACGAGGACGGCGTGCGGATTGTCATTCAGCCAATGGCGCTGCCAATGGCCGCTGTTTGATCCGAACAACCCAGGAATGATGAGCGTTGTTGCCATGACATCAACCGCTTACGAGAATGTTTCAAAGTGACGGCCGCGCATTCTGCCGCGCCCGGTTCATGGCTCAATTATGGAAGAGCGAAATGCAGCGCGTAAGCAAGGAACATTCAATATCTATAAATTCTATAGCATAACTTTTCATCCGCATCGTTCACGCACTATCATTTTAGATGTCAGGCATGGAACAATCTTGAGAGCAGAGTGTTTCTTCAGACGCGGTCAGAAGCGAAATCAGTTTCTCTTACGGCCGCCGAAGCGTCAAAAAATTGCGTTGTTGGAGCCCATGAAATTGGTAGTTTGGCGCCGAAAGATACCGGCGCTCAAACAAGCCGGCCAACCGGCGGTTTGAAGATCGGTTTGGATGAGGGGATAGCGCAGCCGCTCGCGGCTGCGGGGCCAAGAGGTGACCGAAAGGTGACGGAGCGACGCAATGGGAACCGGTGGCGATTTCGCCAGCCGAGTGTTTTGCCTGGATTTGGATTGTCGCTCGGGATCACGCTGAGCTGGCTGGTTCTGATCGTGTTGATCCCGTTGTCGGGCCTGGTGTTCCGCGCCAGCGGGCTCGGCTGGTCCAAGTTCTTCGAGCTGGCGCTCGATCCGCGCACGCTCAATGCCTTGAAGATCTCCTTCGGCACGGCCTTTATCGCTGCCGTTATCAATCTCGTCTTCGGTGTCATCCTCGCCTGGGTGCTGGTGCGTTATCGCTTTCCCGGCAAGCGGGTGATCGACGCCATGGTCGACCTGCCTTTTGCGCTGCCGACCGCGGTTGCCGGCATTGCGCTGACGACGCTCTATGCCCCGAACGGCTGGATCGGCCAGTTCCTGGAACCGCTTGGGCTGAAGATCGCCTTCACCCCCGCCGGCATCGTCATCGCGCTGATCTTCGTCGGCCTGCCCTTTGTCGTCAGGACCGTGCAGCCGATCATGGAAGAGATCGACAAGGAGGTGGAGGAAGCGGCAGCCACCCTTGGCGCCAGCCGCTTCCAGACGATCAGCCGGGTGCTTCTGCCGGGGTTGCTACCGGCCGGCCTCACCGGCTTTGCGCTGGCCTTTGCCCGTGGTGTCGGCGAATACGGCTCGGTGATCTTCATTGCCGGCAACCTGCCTTACGTCTCCGAGATCGCGCCCCTCCTGATCGTCATAAGGCTGGAAGAGTTCAATTATGCGGCTGCGACTGCGATTGCCGCTGTCATGCTGGCGATCTCGTTCGCCATGCTGCTCCTCATCAACTCGATCCAGGCCTGGAGCCGGCGGAGATATGTCTATGTCGCATGATCTGACCGCAGCCGGCCTCACCGCCAGTCCCGGTCTCAGTCCGGCCTCCGGTCCGAAGCCGGCGCTGCCGGAACTGGCCGCCGCCACCTCCGAAAGCCGCTTTGCCCGGCTGACGCTGACGATCGCAGCCCTTGCCTTCGTCGCGCTGTTTCTGCTTCTGCCGCTCGCCGCCGTCTTTACCGAAGCGCTGCGCAAGGGCGTGACCGAATTCGTGCTGGCGCTCGGCGATGCCGAGACGTTTTCCGCCATCCGCCTGACGCTGATCGTTGCCGCCATCGCCGTGCCGCTCAACCTCGTCTTCGGCGTGGCCGCCGCCTGGGCGATCGCCAAGTTCGAGTTCAAGGGCAAGGCGTTCCTGACGACGCTGATCGACCTGCCGTTCTCGGTCTCGCCGGTGATCTCCGGCCTCGTCTTCGTGCTTCTGTTCGGCTCGCACAGCCTGCTTGGCCCCTGGCTGCAGAGCCACGGCATCCAGATCCTGTTTGCCGTGCCGGGCCTGGTGCTCGCCACCGTCTTCGTCACCTTCCCCTTCGTCGCCCGCGAGCTGATCCCCTTGATGCAGGAACAGGGATCGAGCGACGAGGAAGCAGCGCTTTCCTTGGGAGCATCCGGCTGGCAGACCTTCTGGCATGTGACGCTGCCCAACATCAAATGGGGGCTGCTTTACGGCGTGCTTTTGTGCAACGCCCGCGCCATGGGCGAGTTCGGCGCCGTCTCGGTGGTGTCGGGCCATATCCGCGGCGAGACCAACACCATGCCGTTGCAGGTGGAAATCCTCTATAATGAATACAACTTCGTCGCCGCCTTCGCGGTGGCGGCGTTGCTGGCGCTGCTGGCGCTGATCACCCTGATTTTGAAGACGGCGCTGGAGATCCGCTACAGCGCCGAGATCGCCGCCAGCCGCAGACACTGACCAGCATTCGAAAGGTATCGCCATGGACGTGCGCGTTCACAACATCCGCAAGGAATTCGGCCGCTTCCCGGCGCTCGACGACGTCTCGCTTAATATCCGCTCCGGCGAGCTGATCGCGCTGCTCGGCCCCTCCGGCTCCGGCAAGACGACGCTGCTCAGGCTCGTCGCCGGTCTCGAAAGCCCGACCGAAGGCACGATCTTCTTCGGCGACGAGGATGCCTCGCAAAAGACCGTGCAGGAGCGCAACATCGGCTTCGTCTTCCAGCACTATGCCCTGTTCCGCCACATGACCGTGCTCGACAACGTCGCCTTCGGCCTGAAGGTGCGGCCCGCCAACCGCCGGCCGCCGGCCGCCGAGATCCGCAAGCGCGCCCTCGACCTGCTCGACCTCGTCCAGCTCTCCGGTCTCGACAAGCGCTATCCGGCGCAGCTGTCGGGCGGCCAGCGCCAGCGCGTGGCGCTTGCCCGCGCCATGGCGGTGGAACCCAACGTGCTTCTGCTCGACGAACCCTTTGGCGCGCTCGATGCGCAGGTGAGAAAAGAGCTACGCAAGTGGCTCAGGGACATCCATGACCGCACCGGCCACACCACCATCTTCGTCACCCACGACCAGGACGAGGCGCTGGAGCTGGCCGACCGCGTCGTCGTCATGAGCAAGGGCGTGATCGAACAGGTCGGCACGCCCGACGAGATCTACGACCATCCGGTCTCGCCGTTCGTCTACGGCTTCATCGGCCAGTCGAACTGCCTGTCGGTGACACTCCAGAACGGCGAGATCTGGTTCGAGGACCGGCCGATCGGCTTGCGCGCGCCGTCCGAAGCCGACGGCCCGGCAAAACTGCACTTCCGCCCGCACGACATCGAGCTGATCGACGGCTGTGGCGGCTGCCTTGCCGGTCTGGTTGCCGCCAGCCGCCGCGTTGCCGGCACCCGCCATCTCGAACTCGACCTTGGCCGCAACCATCCGCATGTCGAGATCGAACTCTCCCCCGAACGCGCCGCCGCCGGCGACCACACCCGCATCGCCTTCCGACCGACAAAGTGGAAGCTGTTCAGGGAAGGCCGACCGGAAACGAAGGTCGCACCCGCCGGCGCCACGGAACCCCAGCGCCAGACGGCAGACGAGGCGGAATCCATGCTCGCCGCGCAGGTCTCCTGGGCGGCCCCTTAAGGTAGTTCAAGCGGCCAGACTTCGACCACGCCGTGGGCAACGGCGCAGGGCGTATGCGACACCAGGGCGATGGCTTCGTCGAGATCGGCCGCTTCGATCACCGCGAAACCGGCCACCGGCAAGGGGGATGACAGGAACGGCCCATCCTTGGTTTCGACCCGCGCCGCATCCGCATTGCGCACCTGCACCGGCGCGCCGGCAATTCCCATCAATACGCCATCGGCCTGAAGCCGCGCGTCATGCGCGTGCGCCGCATCGCGCACCACTGCCGCCGTGCGATCGTAGCCGGCGCGATCGCCGTATCCGATGGTGATGAATTTCGGCATGAGCCTCATCCTTCAAGTCGCCAGAGAAGAAACGCGCCTAGCTCTGACGGGCTAATTGACAGCAGGCCCTTCAGGCCGTTCCGTTGAGAGAACGCGGATGCTCCGGGAAAGTTGCAACAACGTCGGGGCTCGCGTCACAAAAGGGAGGATCCGATGCCGACCATCATCGCCCATCACAACATTACCAAAGGCGCCGATCACTGGCTGAAATCGCCGAGACGCAAGGAACTCTTCGGCGCGCTCGGCATCACCAACATCCGGACCTTCGTCGACCCGAAGGATCCGACGCGTGTGGCCGTCATGATGGATGTTCCCGATATCGGCGCCCTCTCACAGGCGATGCAAAGCCAGGCCGCGGCGGACGCCATGGCCCATGACGGAGTTGTACCGTCGTCGCTTGTGATCCTGGTCGAATCGTAGCGCACCTTCGCGCGGCGTGCCTCCGTACCTTGCCATGTAGGGCGAAAGACCGCGCTTCGGCCTTTCGCCTTCGCGGCGCGATTGAGATGCTACAATGCGGTACATATTGCGGCGAAGCCCGACACATCCGGGATACCTCGCCTGAACAGATTGCGATCGTTGCCTCACGAACAGAAGAAGGAACGATCGCATGAGCCACCGCATCCTCCCGACCATCGCGTTTGCCTTGGCGACAAGCGTCGTCGCCTTCGCAGCGCAAGCAGCCGAGATCAAGAACGTCGTCATCGTTCACGGCGCATTCGCCGACGGTTCCGGCTGGCGACAGGCCTCCGAAATCCTCGGGCGCCGCGGCTTCAATGTGACCGTTGTCCAGGAGCCGCTGACGTCGCTCGCAGCCGACATCGAGGCGACGAACCGCATCCTCGATCTGCAGGACGGCCCGACCCTGCTCGTCGGCCACAGCTATGGCGGCATGGTCATCACCGAGGCCGGACATCATAGCAAGGTCGAAGGGCTGGTGTACGTCGCCGCCTTTCAGCCCGACAAGGGCGAAAACCTTGCAATGCTCGCCGGATCGAACCCTGCTTCCGCCATGAGCGTGCGGGAAACCACCGACGGCAAGTATCTCTATCTCGACCCAAAGGCGTTTCCGGCCGACTTCGCCGCCGATTTGCCTGCGGCGGAGGCGGCCTTTGCGGCGAAATCGCAGGTCCTTGCCGCCAAGGAGGTCTTTGCCGCCAAGGTCGGCGACCCCGCCTGGCGCACCAAGAAAAGCTGGTCGATCGTCGCGACCGATGACCGTGCCATCAACCCGGACCTGGAGAGAAGCATGGCCAAGCGCGCCGGCAGTGAGGTGACCGAAATCAAGGCGAGCCACTCTGTCTTTGCCTCGCAACCGGAGAAGGTTGCGGGCATCATCGAGGCCGCAGCCAGGGAGGCCGGCAAGTAGCCCGAATCCCGTCCTCCGCGACCTGAATGTAACCTTCGGCACTCAGGTCGCTTCCCTTGACGGTAACCTACATCTGCCGCCAAAGACCTGTAACAATCCTTCGGTAGTTTGCCTCGGATCACGCCTCAGCGCGAAGCGCTCTCGCCATGTCCCGTAAACTCGCCGCCGAAGCGTGGCTTGACAGCTTGCGGCCAACGGCTGCAAACTTCGCTCATGGGGTTGCGATCACCCCATGAGGCGCCAGCCGAAGCATCGCGTCCACAGAACCGCTCATCCGGAGGACGCGTCATGTCGTCATATCTCGAAATCTCATCGGAAAAATTCGCTCGCCTTATCGGAACGCCGAACTGTCCCGCACTGTTCGACGTTCGCGTCGACGAGGACTTCGACGCCGATCCACGTCTCGTCCCCGGATCCGTCCGGCGCGACTATCGCAGCGTGCGGGACTGGGCGGACGATGTCGACAAAGCATCGGCGATTATCATCTGCCAGCAGGGCAAGAAGCTCAGCCACGGCGTTGCCGCCTGGCTCCGCAATGCCAGCATCTCCGCCGATGTGCTCGAAGGAGGGTTCGAGGCCTGGGTCGCAGGCGGCAACCCCGCCGTGCCATCTTCGGCAATACCGGAACGGAATGCCCAAGGGCAGACGGTCTGGGTCACCCGGGCGCGGCCAAAGATCGACCGCATCGCCTGCCCCTGGCTGATCCGACGCTTCGTCGATCCGCATGCCGTTTTCCTTTATGTGGCGCCGTCGGAAGTGGAGATGGTCGGCGAGCGCTTCGGGGCGACACCGTTCGACATCGACGCGCCCGTGCGCTGGAGCCATCGCGGCGAACGCTGCACCTTCGACGTCATGATCGAGGAATTCGGGCTTGCCACCGCCCCGCTGTTGCGGCTCGCCACGATCGTGCGTGCGGCCGATACCGCGCGCCTCGAACTCGCGCCGGAGGCTTCGGGTCTACTTGCAGCCTCGCTCGGGCTCTCGCGCATGTATGCGGACGATCTGGAACAGCTGGACGCCGGTATGTTGCTCTACGACGCCTTCTATCGCTGTTGCCGCGATGCTACCAACGAGACCCACAACTGGCCTTCGGCCAAGAAGGACGCCTGAGATGACCGACATCGCAGACAAAGCCGCGACGGGACCGGCGCGGCAACGGGAAAGCCACGGCATCTCCTTTGGCGAAGCGGTGCGGGTTTGGGCGCGCATTGCCGCACTGAGCTTCGGCGGGCCGGCCGGACAGATCGCCGTCATGCACCGCATCCTCGTCGATGAAAAGCGCTGGATCGGCGAACACCGTTTCCTGCACGCGCTCAACTACTGCATGCTTCTGCCGGGACCCGAGGCGCAACAGCTTGCCGTCTATATCGGCTGGCTCCTGCACCGTACCGCCGGCGGCCTCGTAGCCGGCATCCTTTTCGTGCTCCCGGGATTTCTCGCGATCCTCGGCTTGAGCTACATCTACGCCGCCTTCGGCAGTGTCACCGTCGTCGAGGGCCTCTTCTTCGGGCTGAAGGCGGCCGTGCTCGCGGTCGTCGTTCAGGCCGTCTTCCGCATCGGCGGCCGGGCGCTGAAGAACAAGGTGATGATCGGCATTGCCGCAGCCGCCTTCATCGCCATCTTCTTTTTCCGCGTCCCCTTCCCGATCATCATTCTTGCGGCCGGTGTGCTCGGCTATATCGGTGCGCGTTCCGGCTCACAGTTCTTCCGCATTGGCGGCGGCCACAAGGCCGGCACGGGTCCCGTCCTCAAGGACGAAGACTCCGCGCTCGGCGACGAAATTCCCGCGCATGCGCGCCCGAACTTCGCCTGGTCGCTGCGGATCTCCGCCATCCTGCTTGCCCTGTGGCTGGTGCCGCTGGCGCTGCTGGTCGCGGTCCTCGGCACGAGCAACGTCTTCAGCCAGATCGGCCTCTTCTTCAGCCAGATGGCGGTGGTGACCTTCGGCGGCGCCTATGCGGTACTCGCCTATGTCGCGCAGGAAGCGGTGCAGCACTATGGCTGGCTGAAGCCGGGCGAGATGCTCGACGGGCTCGGCATGGCCGAGACCACACCCGGCCCGCTGATCATGGTGGTGCAATTCGTCGGCTTCATGGGCGCCTATCGCGATCCCGGCACGCTTTCGCCCATGACGGCCGCGACACTCGGCGCCATTCTGACGACCTGGGTCACCTTCGTTCCCT comes from Ensifer sp. PDNC004 and encodes:
- a CDS encoding ABC transporter permease subunit — protein: MSISAEGLPPIMPAARHVDEQREQSAERPPLPLVWISLATITALLFLWSLASSYTLVSPLFLPSPFAVYQALRSLAVIGFVDATLAEHVGASLLRIFGALAIALVVGIPAGLAIGASRIGKGILDPIVEFLRPLPPLAYLPLVIIWLGIGEASKIAVIALAMLPPVILSTATGVRSASADHVNAARSFGASRLQVLRHVIVPSALPSILTGTRIALGAGWSTLVAAELVAATRGLGFMIQSAAQFLVTDVVIAGIVVIAAVAFLFELAARLIERWLVPWATRR
- the cysT gene encoding sulfate ABC transporter permease subunit CysT; protein product: MTERRNGNRWRFRQPSVLPGFGLSLGITLSWLVLIVLIPLSGLVFRASGLGWSKFFELALDPRTLNALKISFGTAFIAAVINLVFGVILAWVLVRYRFPGKRVIDAMVDLPFALPTAVAGIALTTLYAPNGWIGQFLEPLGLKIAFTPAGIVIALIFVGLPFVVRTVQPIMEEIDKEVEEAAATLGASRFQTISRVLLPGLLPAGLTGFALAFARGVGEYGSVIFIAGNLPYVSEIAPLLIVIRLEEFNYAAATAIAAVMLAISFAMLLLINSIQAWSRRRYVYVA
- a CDS encoding FAD/NAD(P)-binding protein; its protein translation is MTVHGLFAKMSPTEGAPKGKPHIAIVGRGFSGVMMAIALMKSVRAAFHVHLFDPQPTISGGQVLATAQSGEILNSRVRDLSVAAGQPEDFNDWLSANAEFRAAVPAAIPGFQQIFVPKSIFSDYVYQRFSEALTRRPDISMQLSCQAVLGLRKQANGRFLVVQENATVECDAVVLATGFGLRRGEMEVAEEEKPLVRARRLVVPRHTVLLGSGVRVVDRLLQLRDNGFAGEVTILSRHGFLPQPHTRLSAAPTFPVEPMPTRLGEIVRFVRQACAEAEAAGLGWQAAMNGLRRRARSLWQALPEEEKHRFNRHLRSIYDSHRNRLPAPLYLRLRQELASERTVLRKGWAGRRRPEGLMVRFAGESEETLLSADQVIDCRCSAPDLQAPLMQSLFSGSLAEPDELDLGIAVSPAGEVLAGGDPTPDLYAIGPLGVGSLPDIDLVPEIVTQTYAAARLIATRNRVTLKTG
- the cysW gene encoding sulfate ABC transporter permease subunit CysW, yielding MSHDLTAAGLTASPGLSPASGPKPALPELAAATSESRFARLTLTIAALAFVALFLLLPLAAVFTEALRKGVTEFVLALGDAETFSAIRLTLIVAAIAVPLNLVFGVAAAWAIAKFEFKGKAFLTTLIDLPFSVSPVISGLVFVLLFGSHSLLGPWLQSHGIQILFAVPGLVLATVFVTFPFVARELIPLMQEQGSSDEEAALSLGASGWQTFWHVTLPNIKWGLLYGVLLCNARAMGEFGAVSVVSGHIRGETNTMPLQVEILYNEYNFVAAFAVAALLALLALITLILKTALEIRYSAEIAASRRH
- a CDS encoding flavin reductase family protein; this encodes MTIALAASPAFDAVVPTANAYGSITTPALKAAMRNFSGGVSVITAGIGEERTGATVTSATALAVDPPTMIVNINRTSSTWPVIERYRHFCVNLLSREQQRVAERFSGVDGAKGAARYDGAEWIRLASGASALAGALAAIDCEVEEIIERHSHAIILGRVVAITAGTGEPIVYHNGRYGGVQF
- a CDS encoding alpha/beta hydrolase → MATTLIIPGLFGSNSGHWQRHWLNDNPHAVLVEQDDWDRPRLDLWRDRLEHEIFRHGTVDLVAHSLGCLLVANLVRRPLARQVRSALLVAPCDLGPTDRLHPGAIDFGSMPDLPLPFSSLVVGSLNDPYMPFDRLRHFSTRWGSRLIDLGHAGHINIASGYGRWSHGYDLLRVLNGISRRETARGQPGEFSERLPLPNGVA
- the tauA gene encoding taurine ABC transporter substrate-binding protein, with the translated sequence MTIRRRTLLAASAAFLAASQLSLPAHADETTLTIGYQPIVEPSRVPQADGTYEKATGAKITWQKFDGGADVIAALASGSIDIGYVGSSPLAAAASRQIPLETIFVVGLISDAEALAVKGIDKPEELAGKKIATPFVSTAHYSLLTALKHWNVDSKSVEILNLRPPEIAAAWQRGDIDGAYVWDPVLSEIKKTATVLATSSDVAKWGGPTFDAWIVSKKFAEEHPEIVTGFVKVTGDAYADYRAKPEAWSAGSPQAEKIARLTGAKPDEVPNLLKGYYFPSLEEQASADLLGGATVKAIAQTSAFLLEQGKIPAVLPDYAPYVSARWAQEAAKLSF
- a CDS encoding taurine ABC transporter ATP-binding protein, producing MSVLSLENVTLRYGADAGRNTPVLASIDLSIGHDEFVVVIGRSGSGKTSLLNLAAGFVKPSGGRIRLDGAPVTGPGVERAVVFQDDALYPWLTALDNVAFPLRLRGLSRADRLERARTLLDQVGLSDAAERHVWELSGGMRQRVGIARALASSPKFLLMDEPLGALDALTRSRMQGFLLDIWQQNRVGALLITHSIEEALLLATRLIVLAPNPGRITSEIFTTFGRDHLAGTPLSEIRSSAAFRRLQDELTVLIHAEEEGIAA